From a region of the Actinomycetota bacterium genome:
- a CDS encoding type II toxin-antitoxin system VapC family toxin, translated as MIFIDSNVPMYLVGAEHRHKSDATRVLDDLIVRGERLATDVEAMQEILHRYSAIDRLEAIQPAFDVMQEIVDEILPVRMEDVEESKRIVLGRYGVSARDAVHIAVMRANHVDRIVSFDTGFDRVPGLERVS; from the coding sequence GTGATCTTCATCGACTCGAATGTGCCGATGTACTTGGTCGGTGCGGAGCATCGTCACAAGAGCGACGCCACGCGCGTGCTCGACGATCTGATCGTCAGAGGGGAGCGACTCGCCACCGACGTCGAGGCGATGCAGGAGATCCTCCATCGCTACTCTGCAATCGACCGGTTGGAAGCGATCCAGCCTGCCTTTGATGTGATGCAGGAGATCGTGGACGAAATCCTGCCGGTACGCATGGAGGATGTCGAGGAGTCGAAGAGGATCGTCCTGGGTCGCTACGGGGTGTCGGCGCGCGACGCCGTCCACATCGCAGTCATGCGCGCGAACCACGTCGATCGGATCGTTAGTTTCGACACCGGCTTCGATCGCGTTCCAGGGCTCGAACGCGTCTCGTAG
- a CDS encoding peptidoglycan-binding protein — MRLIRSGDTGERVRDVQQRLAALKYTIPSDERGGTFGEGTHAAVRAFQQARGLLVDGIVGDDSWRELVEASRHLGDRVLYLRAPNLRGDDVRELQDRLATLGFDVGRIDGIFGLGTQKAVREFQSNYGIPDDGIVADATIRALKGLPQLSGDTPSGALRERETLRRQPRSLAGLRVALDPGHGPDDPGNIGSAGLREDIWCFGLAHQLDAALSAAGAHVFLTRGESASPAERERARLANALEADVYLSLHLGGGPSSARGAAAFYFGHERFHSAAGLQLAELLLEHVCALGIIDARTHAKTFPVLRETRMPAVVLEPGYATNSDEESLLADAEFQANLTVAIVEALARFARAPAD; from the coding sequence ATGCGGTTGATTCGAAGCGGCGACACCGGCGAGCGCGTTCGCGACGTGCAGCAGCGACTTGCCGCGCTGAAGTACACCATCCCGTCCGACGAACGCGGCGGCACGTTCGGCGAGGGAACGCACGCCGCCGTGCGTGCGTTCCAGCAAGCGCGCGGACTTCTCGTCGACGGGATCGTCGGCGATGATTCGTGGCGGGAACTGGTGGAGGCCTCCCGTCACCTGGGTGACCGAGTGCTGTATTTGCGCGCGCCCAACTTGCGCGGCGACGACGTGCGGGAGTTGCAGGACCGACTCGCAACGCTTGGGTTTGACGTCGGCCGCATCGACGGGATCTTTGGCCTGGGGACGCAAAAGGCCGTGCGTGAGTTCCAGAGCAACTACGGAATCCCCGATGACGGCATCGTCGCCGATGCGACGATCCGCGCGCTCAAGGGCCTGCCCCAGCTATCCGGCGATACACCGTCGGGCGCGCTGCGTGAGCGCGAGACGCTGCGGCGGCAACCCCGCTCGCTGGCCGGGCTCCGGGTAGCCCTCGACCCCGGTCATGGACCCGACGATCCCGGCAACATCGGCTCGGCAGGATTGCGCGAAGACATATGGTGCTTCGGGCTCGCCCACCAGCTGGACGCCGCACTCTCGGCGGCCGGCGCGCATGTGTTCCTAACCCGCGGAGAGAGCGCGTCGCCTGCGGAGCGCGAACGCGCGCGCCTGGCCAACGCGCTCGAAGCAGACGTCTACCTCTCCTTGCACCTGGGCGGTGGACCTTCGAGTGCGCGCGGCGCTGCGGCCTTCTACTTCGGCCACGAACGGTTCCACTCCGCCGCCGGCCTGCAACTGGCCGAACTTCTGCTCGAGCACGTGTGCGCTCTTGGCATCATCGACGCACGCACGCACGCAAAGACTTTCCCCGTGCTTCGCGAGACACGCATGCCTGCCGTCGTCCTCGAGCCCGGCTACGCGACCAACTCCGATGAGGAGTCGTTGCTCGCCGATGCGGAGTTCCAGGCCAACCTGACCGTCGCGATCGTCGAAGCGCTGGCTCGCTTCGCGCGCGCGCCGGCGGACTAA
- a CDS encoding GNAT family N-acetyltransferase — protein MAREIRELTHTTIDDIPRPCRGCVFWELAPADRALTLGAHDGDFEKEAWTSEVSLTHGSAGKVCYVDGRSAGFALCGAPEMFHGADVFPLRISKDALFLAVIRVLPEFGDAGIGKALVLAVLKEAKARGKKAVEAYGDRGWQAEACIMPGAFLEAIGFRVKRDHPRFPLYRLDLGSLGKLGKNVEAAVEAFLESMFSAEPLPHKAR, from the coding sequence GTGGCGCGCGAGATCCGGGAACTGACTCACACCACGATCGACGACATCCCGCGGCCGTGCCGGGGGTGTGTGTTTTGGGAGCTGGCTCCGGCCGATCGCGCACTGACTTTGGGTGCGCACGACGGCGACTTTGAAAAAGAAGCGTGGACCTCCGAGGTGTCGCTGACTCACGGTTCGGCGGGGAAGGTCTGTTACGTCGACGGGAGGTCCGCAGGGTTCGCGCTGTGCGGCGCGCCGGAGATGTTCCACGGCGCCGACGTCTTTCCGCTGCGCATCTCGAAAGACGCGCTATTCCTTGCCGTCATTCGGGTTTTGCCGGAGTTCGGCGACGCCGGGATCGGCAAGGCATTGGTGCTTGCCGTGCTGAAGGAAGCAAAGGCGCGCGGCAAGAAGGCAGTTGAGGCTTACGGGGATCGCGGGTGGCAGGCCGAGGCATGCATCATGCCCGGCGCGTTTTTGGAGGCGATCGGTTTTCGTGTTAAGCGGGATCACCCGCGGTTTCCGCTGTATCGCCTGGACCTGGGTTCGCTCGGGAAGCTGGGCAAGAACGTGGAGGCGGCGGTCGAGGCATTCCTCGAATCGATGTTCTCGGCGGAACCGCTGCCGCACAAGGCTCGGTGA
- a CDS encoding mandelate racemase/muconate lactonizing enzyme family protein: MKIERIDAWLCHFPWPQPFSPSWVPGLASPANSCVVYRLVTDEGLEGITAFIAFADEARGPVNLMRAFLVGRDPTRPAELRPILEAAVRVLGQRVWFVEAAILDLAAKAVGLPLYRYLGGARDRVPAYASFGEMRPAAQRAEDALAALEQGFTAVKLRPRHAEMRDDIAEVRAVREAVGDRMQIACDANQGWRVDAFVADSPRWDFKRALSTAKAYEEFDVMWLEEPLDQFDFEGYARLRTQTTTPIAAGELAGDIWPIRELIERRCVDIVQPDAMFTGGITGAVQLAHMARTCGIEFAPHTWSGNGIGLTANLHVLGATHGSWLEFPYDPPSFVPEVRDAMLTETIPINADGTVALPQGPGLGIELNLEAIELYGTPI, encoded by the coding sequence ATGAAGATCGAACGAATCGACGCGTGGCTTTGCCATTTCCCGTGGCCGCAACCGTTCTCCCCTTCCTGGGTGCCCGGACTCGCGAGTCCGGCAAACTCGTGCGTTGTCTATCGCCTGGTCACCGACGAGGGCCTTGAAGGGATCACCGCCTTCATCGCGTTCGCCGACGAGGCGCGCGGTCCGGTCAATCTGATGCGCGCGTTCCTGGTCGGGCGGGATCCGACGCGACCGGCCGAGCTGCGCCCGATCCTGGAAGCAGCCGTGCGCGTGCTCGGCCAACGAGTTTGGTTCGTCGAGGCGGCAATCCTGGACCTCGCTGCCAAGGCAGTCGGGCTGCCGCTATACCGCTACCTCGGCGGCGCGCGCGACCGCGTTCCGGCCTACGCATCCTTCGGAGAGATGCGCCCGGCAGCCCAACGCGCCGAGGACGCTCTGGCAGCGCTGGAGCAAGGCTTCACCGCCGTGAAACTGCGGCCACGCCACGCCGAAATGCGCGACGACATCGCCGAAGTGCGGGCGGTTCGCGAGGCGGTCGGCGATCGAATGCAGATCGCCTGCGACGCCAACCAGGGGTGGCGCGTGGATGCCTTCGTTGCGGACTCCCCGCGCTGGGACTTCAAGCGCGCCCTCTCGACCGCGAAGGCCTACGAAGAGTTCGACGTTATGTGGCTCGAGGAGCCGCTGGACCAGTTCGACTTCGAGGGCTACGCGCGACTGCGAACACAAACGACGACGCCGATCGCAGCGGGCGAACTGGCGGGGGACATCTGGCCGATCCGCGAGTTGATCGAGCGCCGGTGCGTGGACATCGTCCAGCCCGACGCGATGTTCACCGGCGGAATCACCGGCGCCGTGCAGCTCGCTCACATGGCGCGCACTTGCGGGATTGAGTTCGCGCCGCACACGTGGTCGGGCAACGGTATCGGCCTGACGGCGAACCTTCACGTCCTGGGTGCCACGCACGGGTCCTGGCTGGAGTTTCCCTATGACCCACCGAGCTTCGTTCCGGAGGTCCGCGACGCAATGCTCACCGAGACGATCCCGATCAACGCCGATGGAACCGTCGCACTCCCACAAGGCCCGGGACTCGGGATCGAACTAAACCTGGAAGCAATCGAGCTATACGGCACACCGATCTAG
- the trxB gene encoding thioredoxin-disulfide reductase has translation MPENVIIVGSGPAGLTAALYTARANLEPLVVEGAAPYGQLMLTTEVENFPGFPEGILGPELMEKIRTQAGRFGGKFITSDATRVDLSNRPFRVEVGDAVYESNALIVSTGAKARTLGIPGERELLGRGVSSCATCDGFFFRGKEIAIVGGGDSAVEEALFLTRFGSKVTLIHRRDSLRASKIMQERALAHEKMAFVWNTTVGEVLGDTTVTGLLLRNVETGETSELATDALFVAIGHVPNTTLFQGQLDLDDAGYIRVAHPRTNTSVEGVFACGDVVDHIFRQAITAAGTGCAAAIDVERYLETLGH, from the coding sequence ATGCCCGAGAACGTCATCATCGTCGGTTCCGGCCCTGCCGGGCTCACCGCCGCGCTCTACACGGCGCGCGCCAATCTCGAACCTTTGGTCGTCGAAGGCGCCGCGCCCTACGGCCAGCTCATGCTCACAACCGAGGTCGAGAACTTCCCCGGATTCCCCGAGGGAATCCTCGGCCCCGAGTTGATGGAGAAGATCCGCACGCAGGCCGGCCGCTTCGGCGGCAAGTTCATCACCTCGGATGCGACCAGGGTCGATCTGTCCAACCGGCCGTTCCGCGTCGAAGTCGGCGACGCCGTCTACGAGTCCAACGCGCTGATCGTGTCCACCGGCGCCAAAGCGCGCACGCTCGGAATCCCCGGCGAGCGCGAGCTGCTCGGCCGTGGAGTATCAAGTTGCGCAACGTGCGACGGGTTCTTCTTCCGCGGCAAAGAGATCGCCATCGTCGGCGGCGGCGACTCGGCCGTCGAGGAGGCGCTGTTCCTCACACGCTTCGGGAGCAAGGTCACGCTCATCCACCGCCGCGACTCGCTGCGCGCTTCCAAGATCATGCAAGAGCGCGCGCTCGCCCACGAGAAGATGGCGTTCGTCTGGAACACCACCGTGGGCGAGGTGCTCGGAGACACCACGGTGACCGGATTGCTGCTGCGAAACGTCGAAACCGGCGAAACCTCGGAATTGGCCACCGACGCCCTTTTCGTCGCGATCGGCCATGTCCCCAACACGACTCTGTTCCAGGGCCAACTCGACCTCGACGACGCCGGGTACATCCGAGTTGCGCACCCGCGCACCAACACGTCGGTCGAGGGCGTGTTCGCCTGCGGCGACGTGGTGGACCACATTTTCCGCCAGGCAATCACCGCCGCCGGCACCGGCTGCGCCGCCGCGATCGACGTCGAACGCTACCTCGAGACCCTCGGGCACTGA
- a CDS encoding bifunctional YncE family protein/alkaline phosphatase family protein: MRRTLSSVLVLFLCAAGPFGWVAFGPAAKAGAVQLSTLPTQVQIQPVGDPVNGGTGQLPVSIAVSPDGRTAVTADSGPSKSLTVLDITTREVVQRIDLQPAGDALYNGLVWQGPNRFYAAGGPSGQVYVYDRSADGSFARTTAFTAGRYIAALALNDGDLLAIDQDAGTLVALDPEGGTIKGTAVVGDHPEDVAFSADGTKGWVSNWGAKTISVVLHPAPGVYVPAGVEANRAGSFGDTRDYTIPGGVTAGTQIEVGDHPSDLLLSPDGKRLYVTNGNDDTVSVIDTATDRVVTTIDMAPYPNAPKSTAPQGLAISPDGATLYVANGGNNDVAVVDTATAKVQGLIPAGWYPSALALTDEELVIVNAKGDGPLVGYNADCNCYSGGADPRGSVYVLPLSDITTNLGAWTDDVMEYNRFDTRPGDISLPKDHPLGNVKKVIYVVRENKTFDQEFSDIEGADADPELLRYGREITPNSHAMAERWTLLDNFHVNTETSIIGHQFSSAGQLSDYTQRTFGNTLLWTGSNQGRIPDEGIQEISYPNSGYLVDNARRHGKSARVYGLEGGRVSVSKDAVDKDVNTVDLAFPPGFDNGEYPDTLRVREFLRDVKVKGLADFTYIWLPADHTSAAWPAMYGPREMVASNDVATGMVLDWLSHSKYWRDSAMFVVEDDPQSGKDHVSPYRSIFMAASPWLKTGHKSSEAYTIPGLLRTMELALGLPAMSQNEHSATPLLELFTQDADFSTYTTIPADVPPAFNPPVGAFATRSLDLNLSMVDQDEAEITELLEDMLVRNPIKTIPIDDRFGKTTAEKWRSVMNHDGPMTDFIPAAAVPSASMQKRIARATLQHKTEPVAPEDELAELHEWLAETRAERYELAASRGALGGGVGLLLLGTVWIFGRRARRKLV, from the coding sequence GTGCGTCGCACGTTGTCGTCTGTTCTTGTTCTGTTCCTTTGCGCAGCCGGGCCTTTCGGCTGGGTCGCATTCGGTCCGGCAGCAAAGGCCGGAGCCGTTCAGCTTTCCACCTTGCCGACGCAGGTACAGATTCAGCCCGTCGGCGACCCGGTCAACGGCGGAACCGGTCAGTTGCCGGTCTCGATCGCAGTCTCCCCCGATGGGCGCACTGCGGTCACGGCCGACTCCGGCCCCTCCAAGTCTCTGACGGTTCTGGACATCACCACGCGGGAAGTCGTCCAGCGAATCGACCTGCAACCGGCAGGTGACGCTCTGTACAACGGCCTGGTCTGGCAAGGCCCGAACCGCTTCTACGCGGCCGGCGGACCCTCCGGCCAGGTCTACGTCTACGACCGATCCGCCGACGGGAGTTTCGCGCGCACTACAGCCTTCACCGCTGGTCGCTACATCGCGGCATTGGCCCTGAACGATGGGGACCTTCTCGCAATCGACCAAGACGCGGGCACGCTTGTGGCGCTGGACCCCGAAGGCGGAACCATCAAGGGCACGGCCGTCGTCGGCGACCACCCCGAGGACGTCGCCTTCTCCGCCGATGGCACGAAAGGCTGGGTGTCCAACTGGGGCGCCAAGACCATCTCGGTCGTGCTTCACCCGGCCCCTGGCGTCTACGTCCCCGCGGGCGTCGAGGCCAACCGTGCCGGTTCCTTCGGCGACACGCGCGACTACACGATTCCCGGCGGCGTCACCGCCGGCACGCAGATCGAGGTCGGCGACCACCCGTCGGACTTGTTGCTCTCGCCCGACGGAAAGCGCCTGTACGTCACTAACGGCAACGACGACACGGTGTCGGTAATCGACACCGCGACCGATCGCGTCGTGACGACGATCGACATGGCGCCGTACCCGAACGCACCCAAGAGCACCGCGCCCCAAGGCCTTGCCATCAGCCCGGACGGAGCGACGCTCTACGTCGCCAACGGTGGAAACAACGACGTGGCCGTCGTGGACACAGCGACGGCGAAGGTCCAGGGCTTGATTCCCGCGGGGTGGTATCCGTCGGCACTGGCGCTGACGGACGAAGAACTCGTGATCGTGAACGCCAAGGGAGACGGCCCGCTCGTCGGCTACAACGCTGATTGCAACTGCTACTCGGGTGGTGCCGACCCGCGCGGATCGGTCTACGTCCTGCCGCTCTCCGACATCACCACGAACCTCGGCGCCTGGACCGACGACGTGATGGAGTACAACCGCTTCGACACGCGCCCCGGCGACATCTCGCTCCCGAAGGACCACCCACTCGGAAACGTCAAGAAGGTCATCTACGTCGTGCGCGAGAACAAGACCTTCGACCAGGAGTTCAGTGACATCGAGGGGGCCGACGCGGATCCCGAGCTTCTGCGCTACGGGCGCGAGATCACGCCGAACAGCCACGCGATGGCCGAGCGCTGGACACTGCTCGACAACTTCCACGTAAACACCGAGACCTCGATCATCGGACACCAGTTCTCCAGCGCCGGGCAACTCTCGGACTACACGCAGCGCACGTTCGGAAACACGTTGCTGTGGACGGGCTCAAACCAGGGACGGATCCCCGACGAAGGCATCCAGGAGATCTCGTACCCGAACTCCGGATACCTGGTGGACAACGCGCGCCGGCACGGCAAGAGCGCGCGCGTCTACGGTCTGGAAGGTGGACGCGTGAGCGTCAGCAAGGACGCAGTCGACAAGGACGTGAACACCGTCGACTTGGCCTTCCCGCCGGGCTTCGACAACGGCGAGTACCCCGACACCTTGCGCGTGCGCGAGTTCCTTCGCGACGTGAAGGTCAAAGGTCTCGCCGACTTCACCTACATCTGGCTTCCCGCCGACCACACATCGGCCGCCTGGCCCGCCATGTACGGACCGAGAGAGATGGTCGCGTCGAACGACGTCGCAACCGGAATGGTCCTGGACTGGCTCTCGCACTCGAAGTACTGGCGCGACTCGGCGATGTTCGTCGTCGAGGACGACCCGCAGTCCGGCAAGGACCACGTGTCTCCCTACCGCTCGATCTTCATGGCCGCGTCGCCGTGGCTCAAGACCGGGCACAAGTCCTCGGAGGCATACACGATTCCCGGGTTGCTGCGGACGATGGAACTTGCGCTGGGTCTTCCCGCCATGTCGCAGAACGAGCACAGCGCAACGCCGCTGCTCGAGCTGTTCACGCAGGACGCGGACTTCTCCACCTACACAACCATCCCTGCCGACGTTCCGCCGGCGTTCAACCCGCCGGTCGGCGCATTCGCCACGCGTTCGCTTGACCTCAACTTGTCAATGGTCGATCAAGACGAGGCAGAGATAACAGAACTGCTTGAGGACATGCTCGTCCGCAATCCGATCAAGACCATCCCGATCGACGACCGCTTCGGAAAGACGACTGCGGAGAAGTGGCGGTCCGTCATGAATCACGACGGACCGATGACCGACTTCATCCCGGCAGCGGCGGTTCCGTCCGCATCAATGCAGAAGCGGATCGCGCGCGCAACGCTGCAGCACAAGACCGAGCCGGTCGCACCCGAGGACGAACTCGCGGAGCTTCACGAGTGGCTCGCCGAGACCCGGGCGGAGCGATACGAACTCGCCGCGAGCCGCGGCGCGCTCGGCGGCGGAGTCGGGCTCCTCTTGCTCGGCACCGTGTGGATCTTCGGCCGGCGCGCGCGCCGAAAGCTCGTCTGA
- the pepN gene encoding aminopeptidase N — translation MQTPILSPEALLRDEARARVRLISDVSYDIALDLTRGDETFECETTIRFRCTEPGASTFLDLTAPAMRSIELNGTPLDPAAFTGFRFPLENLAAENTLRIFATCEYSRSGTGLHFFRDPVDQNPYLHTQFEAREAHKAFPCFDQPDIKATFALTVTAPKGWSVASNTSPETDGEVWEFPATKTMSTYLVAIVAGPYHIVRDQHGDIDLGIWCRQSLAQYLDADEIFEITRQGFDFFESYFNYPYMWGKYDQLFVPEFNSGAMENAGCVTFHEMMIFRSKVTQAARENRAGTILHEMAHMWFGDLVTMNWWDDLWLNESFATYMGTLAQARATRFTNAWTTFAQGQKLWAMMQDQMPTTHPIVADVPDTESARTNFDGISYAKGASVLKQLVAWVGEQPFVDGVRSYFRKHEYSNADLAKFLGALEEASGRNLASWSKEWLETAGVNTFRAAIETSGDTYQSVALEQTAVAGWPTLRSHRIAVGLYDLDGTRLVRRRRIELDAVGARTEIPGLAGEKVADLLLVNDDDLAYTKIRLDAHSLATLTDHLADLEDPLARALCWTAATDQLRDAELAARDFVRLIVNNIHTETDPSTVGQLLAQAQEAFTLYGDPANRASARLALATRALAQLNDAEPASDLQLLWARTFISTARTDEHLATVRDLLDGTTSFEGLAIDTDLRWFIVRCLAGLGEIGDAQITAELERDPTDAGQRYAAGARAAQPTPEAKAEAWEAICSEHTPLATIRAHMGGFQRFDQAELIEPYREPYFDSLQRMWDTRPVEVAATFAGGMYPIALLGDELVARTDAYLEANPSSPPPIRRALLEDRDQVVRALRARAVDIAAGNR, via the coding sequence ATGCAGACCCCGATCTTGAGCCCCGAAGCGCTCCTTCGCGACGAGGCGCGCGCGCGCGTTCGGCTCATCTCGGATGTCTCCTACGACATCGCGCTCGACCTCACCCGCGGCGACGAGACGTTTGAATGCGAAACGACGATTCGCTTCCGCTGCACCGAGCCCGGCGCGTCGACGTTCCTCGACCTCACCGCACCCGCAATGCGATCGATCGAGCTGAACGGCACGCCGCTGGATCCGGCGGCGTTCACCGGCTTCCGCTTCCCGCTCGAGAACCTCGCGGCGGAGAACACGCTTCGCATCTTCGCAACGTGCGAGTACTCGCGCTCGGGGACGGGGCTGCACTTCTTCCGTGACCCGGTCGACCAGAACCCGTACCTGCACACGCAGTTCGAGGCGCGCGAAGCTCACAAGGCCTTCCCCTGTTTCGACCAACCCGACATCAAGGCGACGTTCGCGCTCACGGTAACGGCGCCCAAGGGGTGGAGCGTCGCGAGCAACACGTCCCCCGAAACCGACGGCGAGGTCTGGGAGTTTCCCGCAACCAAGACGATGTCCACGTACCTTGTGGCGATCGTGGCGGGGCCTTACCACATCGTGCGCGACCAGCACGGCGACATCGATCTTGGAATCTGGTGCCGCCAATCGCTGGCACAGTACCTCGACGCCGACGAGATCTTCGAGATCACCCGGCAGGGCTTCGACTTCTTCGAGTCCTACTTCAACTACCCCTACATGTGGGGCAAGTACGACCAGTTGTTCGTGCCCGAGTTCAACTCCGGGGCGATGGAGAACGCCGGTTGCGTGACGTTCCACGAGATGATGATCTTCCGGTCCAAGGTCACCCAGGCCGCGCGCGAGAATCGCGCCGGGACCATTCTTCACGAGATGGCGCACATGTGGTTCGGCGACCTCGTGACCATGAACTGGTGGGACGACCTGTGGCTGAACGAGAGCTTCGCCACGTACATGGGCACCCTCGCACAGGCGCGCGCCACCAGGTTCACCAACGCCTGGACCACCTTCGCCCAAGGCCAGAAGCTCTGGGCGATGATGCAAGACCAGATGCCGACCACGCACCCGATCGTTGCCGACGTTCCCGACACCGAGTCCGCACGCACGAACTTCGACGGGATCAGCTACGCCAAAGGCGCCTCGGTGCTGAAGCAACTCGTCGCCTGGGTCGGCGAGCAGCCCTTCGTCGACGGCGTCCGGAGCTACTTCCGCAAGCATGAATACTCCAACGCCGACCTCGCGAAGTTCCTCGGCGCCCTCGAAGAAGCCTCGGGACGCAACCTCGCATCGTGGTCGAAGGAGTGGCTGGAGACGGCCGGAGTGAACACGTTCCGCGCCGCGATCGAGACCAGCGGCGACACGTACCAAAGCGTCGCTCTCGAGCAGACCGCGGTCGCCGGGTGGCCGACGCTGCGCTCGCATCGCATCGCGGTGGGCCTGTACGACCTCGACGGAACGCGCCTAGTTCGTCGCCGGCGCATCGAGCTGGACGCGGTCGGCGCGCGCACCGAGATACCCGGTCTCGCCGGCGAGAAAGTTGCCGACCTGCTCCTGGTCAACGACGACGACCTTGCGTACACGAAGATCCGACTCGACGCGCACTCGCTCGCGACGCTAACCGATCATTTGGCCGACCTCGAGGATCCACTTGCGCGCGCGCTGTGCTGGACGGCCGCAACCGATCAGTTGCGCGACGCGGAACTCGCCGCGCGCGACTTCGTGCGCCTGATCGTCAACAACATCCACACCGAGACCGATCCGAGCACGGTAGGTCAGCTCCTTGCCCAGGCACAGGAGGCCTTCACGCTCTACGGCGATCCGGCCAACCGCGCCAGCGCCCGTCTCGCACTCGCGACCCGCGCGCTGGCGCAACTCAACGACGCTGAGCCCGCGAGCGACCTTCAGCTCCTGTGGGCTCGCACGTTCATCTCGACCGCCCGCACCGACGAACACCTGGCGACCGTTCGAGACCTGCTCGACGGCACCACCTCCTTTGAAGGACTCGCAATCGACACCGACCTGCGATGGTTCATCGTCCGCTGCCTTGCGGGGCTCGGCGAGATCGGCGACGCCCAGATCACCGCGGAGCTGGAGCGCGACCCCACTGACGCAGGTCAGCGTTACGCCGCCGGCGCGCGCGCCGCACAGCCGACACCCGAGGCAAAGGCCGAAGCCTGGGAGGCGATCTGCAGCGAGCACACGCCGCTTGCGACAATCCGCGCACACATGGGCGGGTTCCAGCGCTTCGATCAAGCCGAGTTGATCGAACCCTACCGTGAGCCGTACTTCGACTCGCTGCAGCGCATGTGGGACACCCGACCGGTGGAAGTGGCAGCTACCTTCGCCGGCGGCATGTACCCCATCGCGCTCCTCGGCGACGAGTTGGTGGCGCGCACCGACGCCTATCTTGAGGCCAACCCGTCATCTCCTCCGCCCATCCGGCGAGCGCTGCTGGAAGATCGGGATCAGGTGGTGCGGGCCCTGCGGGCGCGCGCGGTAGACATCGCTGCCGGGAATCGCTGA
- a CDS encoding antitoxin has translation MSIRLQVILDEVEMQAIREDAHRSGVTVSEWVRRSLRKSRRESASGDPARKLASVRAAARHNFAAADIDQMLSEIERGRAGS, from the coding sequence ATGAGTATCCGGTTACAGGTCATTCTTGACGAAGTCGAGATGCAAGCGATCCGTGAGGACGCACATCGAAGCGGCGTGACCGTATCCGAGTGGGTGCGCCGGTCCCTTCGCAAGAGCCGACGGGAGTCCGCGTCGGGGGATCCCGCGCGCAAGCTTGCGAGCGTGCGCGCGGCTGCGCGCCACAATTTCGCCGCCGCCGATATCGATCAGATGCTTTCGGAGATCGAACGCGGACGCGCGGGGTCGTGA
- the trxA gene encoding thioredoxin, producing MGANTIAVADTDFEQTVLKSDKPVLVDFWADWCGPCHMVAPTVDEIAGENKDKLVVGKMDVDANPEVSRRYGILSIPSLLLFVDGVEKVRIVGARGKAQILAELQPYLV from the coding sequence ATGGGCGCGAACACGATCGCCGTAGCGGACACCGATTTCGAACAAACCGTCCTCAAGAGTGACAAGCCCGTCCTCGTGGACTTCTGGGCGGACTGGTGCGGTCCGTGCCACATGGTCGCTCCGACGGTGGATGAGATCGCGGGCGAGAACAAGGACAAGCTGGTGGTCGGCAAGATGGACGTGGACGCCAACCCCGAGGTTTCGCGCCGCTACGGCATCCTTTCGATTCCGTCGCTGTTGCTGTTCGTCGACGGCGTCGAGAAGGTTCGCATCGTCGGCGCGCGCGGCAAGGCACAGATCCTGGCGGAACTGCAGCCCTACCTCGTCTAG